From one Peredibacter starrii genomic stretch:
- a CDS encoding SDR family oxidoreductase gives MRKVLITGATSGFGKLLVHAFLRNGDHVIATGRNLTSRKEIFESERKPNARLTELSMDVTNKAEVASTMKEVEAQFGSIDILINNAGYGLFGALEDLQEEEIRYQMEVNFFGTVNVTQAFLPLLRKSRGKIFNFSSVFGFMGFPLTSLYCASKFAVEGLTESLRGELAPHGVQVCLIEPGGYRTNFGPNLAWSMKNPASVYRQQFENYKKIHAKISARKPQEPTEVSEGILKLSKRSKLPMRKVFGKDGGMSYVLRRFLPTGLYYGIMDVAFKKLFTGKIA, from the coding sequence ATGAGAAAAGTTCTAATTACAGGTGCCACTTCTGGCTTTGGTAAACTTCTGGTGCACGCGTTCCTTCGTAATGGAGATCACGTTATCGCCACTGGAAGAAATCTCACTTCAAGAAAAGAAATTTTTGAATCGGAAAGAAAACCGAATGCACGTCTGACTGAACTTTCAATGGATGTGACGAATAAAGCTGAAGTTGCTTCTACGATGAAAGAAGTTGAGGCGCAGTTTGGCTCAATTGATATTCTTATCAATAACGCGGGTTACGGTCTGTTTGGTGCATTGGAAGATCTGCAAGAAGAAGAAATCCGTTATCAGATGGAAGTAAACTTTTTTGGGACTGTGAATGTCACTCAGGCCTTTCTTCCGCTTTTGAGAAAGTCTCGCGGGAAGATTTTTAACTTCTCGTCAGTTTTTGGTTTTATGGGGTTCCCTCTGACGAGCCTTTACTGTGCCAGTAAATTTGCCGTGGAAGGTCTGACTGAATCGCTTCGCGGGGAGCTTGCCCCTCATGGCGTGCAGGTTTGTCTCATCGAGCCGGGTGGGTACCGTACCAATTTCGGTCCTAATCTGGCGTGGAGTATGAAGAATCCAGCGAGCGTTTACCGTCAACAATTCGAAAATTATAAGAAGATTCATGCTAAGATCTCTGCCCGAAAACCTCAGGAACCAACCGAGGTTTCTGAAGGTATTTTAAAGCTATCTAAACGTTCGAAACTGCCGATGAGGAAGGTGTTCGGTAAGGACGGTGGCATGAGCTACGTTCTAAGAAGATTTCTTCCTACCGGACTTTATTACGGCATTATGGATGTAGCGTTTAAAAAACTATTCACTGGGAAGATTGCTTGA
- a CDS encoding sterol desaturase family protein gives MNLVILFLTFSALTIIGLLNDETRNATFSRTKEEWTADMAGLFIQGVVIPAVPFITVPFLYEFLPRFAGKLDINAFVQFMLSFVLVDYLYYWNHRLFHRRHYWFIHRMHHSSRHLDVFATSRNSMITSFLFVYVWSQIIGMYLLKDSTPFMLGLGFTFALDLWRHSGVKQPQVLHSALSWALIMPEQHVFHHSLVGRNRNYGANFCWWDKIHGTFSPNEVKNKELERISNRNVWTELFTPWKVNK, from the coding sequence ATGAACCTCGTTATTCTTTTCCTCACCTTTTCGGCCCTCACGATCATCGGTCTTTTGAACGACGAAACAAGAAACGCGACCTTCTCCCGCACTAAAGAAGAATGGACCGCAGATATGGCGGGACTCTTCATTCAAGGTGTAGTGATCCCTGCAGTACCATTCATAACTGTTCCTTTCCTCTATGAGTTCTTGCCCCGCTTTGCCGGGAAACTTGATATCAATGCCTTCGTGCAATTCATGCTGAGCTTTGTGCTGGTTGATTACCTTTATTACTGGAATCACCGCTTATTTCATCGTCGCCACTATTGGTTCATCCACCGCATGCACCATAGCTCTCGTCACCTGGATGTCTTTGCGACTTCTCGTAATAGCATGATCACTTCATTTCTCTTCGTTTATGTCTGGTCTCAGATCATTGGAATGTATCTCTTAAAAGACAGCACTCCTTTTATGCTGGGCCTTGGTTTCACTTTCGCTTTGGATCTCTGGCGCCACAGTGGTGTGAAGCAACCTCAGGTTCTTCATTCTGCTCTTAGTTGGGCCCTGATTATGCCGGAACAACATGTGTTTCATCATTCTCTGGTTGGAAGAAATCGCAATTACGGTGCGAACTTCTGTTGGTGGGACAAAATTCACGGCACGTTTTCACCTAATGAAGTAAAGAACAAAGAACTAGAACGAATCTCAAATCGAAACGTGTGGACGGAACTTTTCACTCCGTGGAAGGTGAACAAATGA
- a CDS encoding aromatic ring-hydroxylating dioxygenase subunit alpha yields MAYFEKIKKFGVNGFVPEGWYWLMRSDEVKRGKAYPAKFLTIDLVLYRGEDDQVRAFDAHCPHMGAHLCDGFVEGNSIRCPFHFWKYDELGKCSEIPAQKEIGNMPGLKSHKVREAYGLIWLWTGHEEDTEQVPVVPELVGIPLDSKLGSNFVKNCHPNVVMINAIDIQHFRSVHQLIVDLDMKVTPLTDRCIQFSNITPMPEKNAILKFAKKFYKSALTYEMTYWWGHTGSVMVGPDFLHFYIIFALRPTLDGKTEGQTILVTKKRKGLMGLLVNPILLFATKLVGDYFAKGDTIIFTRINFKYQTPIRADKAIIDFVEHYERQNEATKYSQFQAVPKKETVNS; encoded by the coding sequence ATGGCCTACTTTGAAAAGATCAAAAAATTTGGTGTAAACGGTTTCGTTCCCGAGGGCTGGTATTGGCTCATGCGTTCGGATGAAGTGAAACGTGGTAAGGCCTATCCCGCAAAATTTCTAACGATTGATCTGGTTCTTTATCGTGGAGAAGACGATCAAGTTCGTGCTTTCGATGCTCATTGTCCTCACATGGGCGCTCACCTTTGTGACGGTTTTGTTGAAGGAAATTCCATTCGCTGCCCTTTCCATTTCTGGAAGTATGACGAGCTTGGAAAGTGCTCGGAAATTCCGGCGCAAAAAGAAATCGGCAATATGCCGGGTCTCAAATCACATAAGGTTCGTGAGGCCTATGGTCTTATCTGGCTTTGGACAGGACACGAGGAAGATACTGAGCAAGTTCCAGTTGTACCTGAACTCGTAGGCATCCCACTCGACTCAAAACTTGGATCTAATTTTGTTAAGAATTGTCACCCGAATGTGGTGATGATTAACGCCATTGATATTCAACATTTTCGTTCAGTTCACCAACTAATTGTTGATCTGGATATGAAAGTAACTCCGCTGACTGATCGCTGTATTCAGTTCTCAAACATCACACCAATGCCAGAGAAGAACGCCATTCTTAAATTTGCTAAAAAGTTTTATAAATCTGCGCTGACTTATGAAATGACTTATTGGTGGGGCCACACCGGTTCGGTAATGGTGGGACCTGATTTTTTACACTTCTATATCATCTTCGCACTTCGTCCGACTTTGGATGGAAAGACCGAAGGACAAACCATTCTTGTGACTAAAAAACGCAAGGGACTTATGGGTCTTCTTGTGAACCCAATCCTGTTATTCGCAACCAAACTCGTTGGTGATTACTTCGCTAAAGGCGACACCATCATCTTCACTCGAATCAATTTTAAGTATCAAACTCCAATCCGGGCCGATAAAGCGATTATTGATTTTGTGGAACACTATGAGCGCCAAAATGAGGCGACCAAGTACTCCCAGTTTCAAGCAGTTCCTAAAAAAGAGACCGTTAACAGTTAA
- a CDS encoding ferritin-like domain-containing protein, which yields MGKENVPIWDEDFFNVKNSETWKSLSAEIRNSILVSLGQKILQEAYFIECAGMAYAGKMNLAAKNKEEREFYCFVGEEEAKHLRMVESLANFSTSLENIPSFSLLIGEIIQEAQRTSHLLLIQILLEGWGLNYYKTLAKTAKDENVAQTFKNIVKDEIRHHSAGVILFSNHKNGMSDKEVDEFLGYFERISFMVKVGPYSICEEVFRQKKDPTEEELKKFLTEINAVVVTSGKMELLGQLIAKSLPDAVLEKVKAKGYLTAMSLEEMTSALSQSIPGVFALAPNR from the coding sequence ATGGGAAAAGAGAATGTACCGATTTGGGACGAAGATTTTTTCAATGTGAAGAACTCTGAGACCTGGAAGTCACTTTCAGCAGAAATCAGAAATTCAATTCTCGTCTCTCTCGGCCAAAAAATTCTCCAGGAAGCCTACTTCATTGAGTGCGCCGGAATGGCCTATGCGGGGAAAATGAATCTCGCGGCCAAAAATAAAGAAGAGCGTGAGTTCTATTGCTTTGTGGGAGAAGAAGAGGCGAAGCACCTTAGAATGGTGGAGTCGCTTGCGAATTTCAGCACCTCATTGGAAAACATTCCTTCATTCTCACTTCTAATTGGTGAGATCATTCAGGAAGCACAAAGAACTTCTCACTTACTTCTGATCCAGATTCTTTTAGAGGGATGGGGACTAAACTACTATAAGACCTTGGCCAAAACTGCGAAGGACGAGAACGTTGCCCAGACTTTCAAGAACATCGTTAAAGATGAAATTCGTCACCATTCTGCAGGAGTGATTCTGTTTTCGAATCACAAAAACGGCATGAGTGATAAAGAAGTCGATGAGTTCTTGGGCTACTTTGAGCGCATCTCTTTTATGGTTAAAGTTGGTCCTTATAGCATTTGTGAAGAGGTCTTCCGTCAGAAGAAAGATCCTACCGAAGAAGAATTGAAGAAGTTTCTAACTGAGATCAATGCGGTAGTAGTCACCAGTGGGAAGATGGAACTTTTAGGGCAACTTATCGCGAAGAGCCTACCTGACGCTGTCTTAGAAAAAGTGAAGGCCAAGGGATATTTGACTGCGATGTCATTGGAAGAGATGACTAGCGCGCTTTCGCAATCCATTCCCGGAGTTTTTGCACTTGCCCCGAATCGCTAA
- a CDS encoding aromatic ring-hydroxylating dioxygenase subunit alpha has translation MYAVKNQTTQPIQDFPIFNNWNEVAYGWYYALPSHELPIGGVKSLQLCGQELVIFRGEDGKVGALDAYCPHMGTHLGKGKVVGNSVRCFFHHWQFNTEGSCIKVPCQEEIPAKAKVPFYSVTEKYGAIWVYPDANPKHELVDFPEIKNHQDTVIHFGKSYERTCHHHVTMINGIDPQHLKTVHSLDIEMKVDIAEPEEGNLMDITLTGKIGEGNLFEKISKLLLGPEYSYSMRYDHGNNGFLTLMKDVYFFGKKWPTLHMIFAYRPIAKGRILVQPIFVTKKRSGPFGKFIERALIVMTKMGFNSLQGEDGEVYENMRFYPGTLLAIDRPVAQYIQYVNKLKSSPWKLP, from the coding sequence ATGTACGCTGTTAAAAACCAAACTACCCAGCCCATCCAGGACTTCCCAATTTTTAATAATTGGAATGAAGTGGCCTATGGTTGGTACTATGCTTTGCCTTCACATGAACTCCCTATTGGTGGTGTGAAGTCGTTGCAGTTGTGTGGACAAGAGTTGGTGATTTTCAGAGGCGAAGACGGAAAGGTCGGAGCTCTCGATGCGTACTGCCCACACATGGGAACTCATCTCGGTAAAGGAAAAGTAGTTGGTAATTCAGTTCGCTGTTTTTTCCATCACTGGCAATTTAATACCGAAGGCTCGTGTATCAAAGTTCCTTGCCAGGAAGAAATTCCGGCCAAGGCAAAAGTTCCATTCTACTCTGTGACCGAAAAGTACGGGGCCATCTGGGTCTATCCGGACGCGAATCCAAAACATGAGTTAGTCGATTTTCCAGAAATTAAGAATCACCAAGATACTGTGATTCATTTCGGAAAGAGTTATGAGAGAACCTGCCACCATCATGTGACCATGATCAATGGTATCGATCCCCAGCACTTAAAGACCGTTCACAGTTTAGATATTGAAATGAAAGTGGACATCGCTGAACCTGAAGAGGGGAACTTGATGGACATTACTCTTACGGGAAAAATCGGTGAAGGAAATCTCTTTGAGAAAATTTCAAAACTCTTACTGGGCCCAGAATATTCCTATTCGATGAGATATGATCACGGAAACAACGGCTTCCTGACGCTGATGAAGGACGTCTATTTCTTTGGAAAGAAGTGGCCGACTTTGCATATGATTTTTGCTTATCGTCCGATCGCAAAGGGACGCATCCTGGTGCAGCCAATATTTGTGACAAAGAAACGCTCAGGGCCTTTTGGTAAATTCATCGAGCGCGCTCTTATTGTGATGACAAAGATGGGATTCAATTCCCTGCAAGGTGAGGACGGAGAAGTGTATGAGAACATGCGCTTTTATCCCGGAACTCTTCTTGCCATTGATCGTCCGGTCGCTCAATACATTCAGTACGTAAATAAACTTAAATCTTCACCTTGGAAGTTACCATGA
- a CDS encoding acyltransferase: MTLGGRLVSLFPLFYIICVFGWMGKMFADFSGIDPFVLIFIIYLLPLLIHRIHFFFFPFTDGYWILSEKKYNPWWASHMFQYPFIACPWIESLLHFVPGLYSAWLRAWGSKVGKGVFWTPRVEIVDRGLVEIGDYSVFGHITAMCSHMVADIEGQPALVIKTIKIGEKSFIGADSQIGPGAIVAPRTKLKPKSRIYWRGEWP, from the coding sequence ATGACCTTAGGCGGACGTTTAGTTTCATTATTCCCACTTTTCTACATCATCTGTGTCTTCGGATGGATGGGGAAGATGTTTGCGGACTTCTCTGGGATTGATCCATTCGTACTTATTTTCATCATCTATCTCTTGCCGCTTTTGATTCATCGGATTCATTTTTTCTTTTTCCCTTTCACTGATGGCTACTGGATTCTTTCTGAGAAGAAATATAATCCCTGGTGGGCCTCACATATGTTTCAGTATCCATTCATTGCTTGCCCATGGATTGAAAGCCTTCTGCATTTTGTACCCGGCCTTTATTCGGCTTGGCTGCGCGCTTGGGGAAGCAAAGTTGGGAAAGGTGTTTTCTGGACCCCACGAGTTGAAATTGTAGATCGCGGGTTAGTAGAGATTGGCGACTACTCTGTCTTTGGACATATCACGGCCATGTGTTCTCATATGGTGGCGGACATTGAGGGACAACCGGCCCTCGTCATTAAGACCATCAAGATTGGAGAAAAGTCCTTTATTGGTGCTGATTCACAAATCGGGCCTGGTGCCATTGTAGCTCCTCGTACCAAACTAAAACCGAAGTCCAGAATCTACTGGCGTGGCGAATGGCCGTGA
- a CDS encoding aromatic ring-hydroxylating dioxygenase subunit alpha, translating to MKREDFWYIVAESHELAKNQVISRSLMGEWLAIFRNDEGKISALQDKCLHRTAQISRGKVVEGKLQCPYHGWTYDTDGKVVHIPSMGPTFKPGNKCSKSYEVLEQEDYIYVRLSSENPEVKPFPMPCHKKPGYTTIRLQHSFKNNVTNCAENFVDIPHTTFVHPKIFRDAKHEKFGALIERANGSVKVTYKNEKKNFGWFSWFLNPNGDEIGHTDEFFAPNVTTVNYYFGGKNHFIITSQSVPVNEEETLVYTDLTYNYGIWTWLSRPLVRWQAKVIIGQDVEILDNQMKTIKKYGAHFQNSPADLIHTWIESIQAEIQEGRDPKLLPRKEAEIEFWV from the coding sequence ATGAAACGCGAAGACTTCTGGTACATCGTTGCTGAAAGCCATGAACTTGCAAAGAACCAAGTTATCTCGCGCTCGCTTATGGGTGAATGGCTCGCTATTTTCCGTAACGATGAAGGAAAGATCTCCGCTCTTCAAGATAAATGCTTACACCGAACGGCCCAGATTTCTCGCGGTAAAGTCGTTGAAGGAAAACTTCAGTGCCCTTATCACGGCTGGACTTATGATACTGATGGAAAGGTCGTACATATTCCCTCTATGGGCCCGACCTTTAAGCCTGGAAACAAGTGCTCGAAGAGTTATGAAGTCCTGGAGCAAGAAGATTACATCTATGTCCGCCTCTCTTCGGAGAACCCAGAGGTAAAACCTTTTCCCATGCCTTGTCATAAGAAGCCGGGTTACACCACCATTCGTCTTCAGCACTCTTTTAAAAACAATGTAACGAATTGTGCGGAAAACTTTGTGGATATTCCTCATACCACTTTCGTTCATCCCAAGATTTTCCGTGATGCCAAACACGAAAAATTCGGTGCTCTGATTGAACGCGCTAACGGCAGTGTGAAGGTGACATATAAGAACGAAAAGAAAAACTTCGGCTGGTTCTCATGGTTTCTAAATCCTAATGGGGACGAAATTGGTCACACTGATGAGTTCTTCGCTCCTAATGTGACCACTGTGAACTATTACTTTGGCGGGAAGAACCACTTCATCATTACTTCACAATCAGTGCCGGTAAATGAAGAAGAGACCCTGGTTTATACCGATCTTACTTATAATTACGGAATCTGGACTTGGCTTAGTCGACCTCTGGTCAGATGGCAGGCGAAAGTCATTATTGGCCAGGACGTAGAGATACTTGATAACCAAATGAAGACCATCAAGAAGTATGGTGCTCACTTTCAAAATTCTCCGGCAGATCTCATTCACACTTGGATTGAATCGATTCAGGCCGAGATTCAGGAAGGACGAGACCCCAAACTTCTCCCTCGAAAAGAAGCGGAGATTGAATTCTGGGTATGA
- a CDS encoding P-aminobenzoate N-oxygenase AurF: MNRNLSQRHNICLADDQKTMKRIEIALKRSKELDQTAMMDQASKDYNHEACKNEMWNPERFSLLYKTWIWEQASPDQKVKLNQLFWIAYYSQIISAEIATIFFNQTSAAALYGMEDFRVVCDTLDLESAQERAHIHAFKTVSEKFEEEVFGERIFTYPMRTPFEKTMLFSDLSEFKQWWRKWQLQAFTAISANSAFVGCQYFTVRGLRTLNGKIVQHQLSRYFTEHPDKDNAPVPSKISYYHFIDESFHFNTSTIVSHDVINSLPKPSKIESIIGNMALQGCQKDHYNFSTAINGIFWYDPAIYQTIYKLMRSKVFNMNHNDAVEAVRRAFCEESEGMLASYKTHRESVDSYKAYLQDFHYINKENKELTLMASNNLEKHLKTNRKAFESFKKKAA; the protein is encoded by the coding sequence ATGAACAGAAATTTGAGCCAACGTCACAACATCTGTCTTGCTGATGATCAAAAAACGATGAAGCGAATTGAGATCGCTTTGAAGCGTAGTAAAGAACTCGATCAAACGGCGATGATGGATCAAGCTTCAAAAGATTATAATCATGAGGCCTGCAAAAATGAGATGTGGAACCCTGAACGCTTTTCTCTTCTCTATAAAACCTGGATTTGGGAGCAAGCGAGCCCAGATCAGAAAGTAAAACTCAATCAACTATTCTGGATTGCTTACTACTCGCAGATTATTTCTGCTGAGATCGCAACTATCTTCTTTAATCAAACCAGTGCAGCAGCTCTTTACGGGATGGAAGACTTCCGGGTGGTTTGCGATACATTGGATTTGGAATCCGCTCAAGAGCGCGCTCACATTCATGCCTTCAAAACGGTGAGTGAAAAGTTTGAAGAAGAAGTTTTCGGCGAGAGAATTTTTACTTATCCAATGCGAACTCCGTTTGAAAAGACCATGCTCTTTTCAGATTTAAGTGAATTCAAACAGTGGTGGAGAAAATGGCAGCTTCAGGCCTTCACCGCCATCTCTGCAAACTCCGCATTCGTAGGTTGTCAGTATTTCACAGTGAGAGGTCTTAGAACTCTTAACGGTAAAATCGTTCAGCATCAGCTTTCACGCTATTTCACTGAACACCCTGATAAAGACAACGCCCCAGTACCCTCGAAGATCAGTTATTATCACTTTATCGATGAGTCATTCCATTTCAACACATCAACGATCGTGTCTCATGATGTGATTAACTCTCTTCCTAAACCATCTAAGATTGAAAGCATCATTGGTAATATGGCCCTTCAAGGGTGTCAGAAGGATCATTATAACTTCTCAACTGCGATCAACGGTATCTTCTGGTATGACCCTGCCATCTATCAAACGATTTATAAACTGATGCGCTCAAAAGTCTTCAACATGAACCACAACGACGCCGTCGAGGCCGTTCGTCGCGCGTTCTGTGAAGAAAGCGAAGGCATGCTCGCGAGTTACAAAACTCATCGCGAGTCAGTGGATAGCTACAAAGCTTATCTTCAGGACTTCCATTATATAAATAAAGAAAACAAAGAACTCACTCTTATGGCGAGCAATAATCTTGAGAAACATCTTAAGACCAATCGCAAGGCCTTTGAGAGCTTTAAGAAGAAGGCCGCTTAA
- a CDS encoding GH3 domain-containing protein: MAVSIPFLLVKTSLALLATIKRKEFIDACKNPAYAQARLKEKLGTLPDRPTSYQDYENLKFPDVIFYETTSGSTGTKKKIPYTKALLKSFENMFLLWAHDLVFHSGLGLKSGKFFMSVSPQIGDSVKDDRQYLSPMVNWLLNPFLASNPNQHKARTSEEFLKKISLDLLKAKDLEVISIWSPTYFLSVLDFMETQGLVKNPDWEKIWPELKLISCWTSAQAELSARTLKTKFPQVKIQGKGLLLTEAPITIPWSEANGDLPLLNETYLEFLDSEGKIHPLHEIKRNHRYIVLTSTVNGFLRYNTLDEVEVTGFYYQTPVLKFLGRTGNHSDLAGEKLSDTVLRELFPFPMLLVPNQEETLPYYEAYIEETHEIEKGLRENYHYNLARELNQLKEVKIIKVQNLRQKYLEFYQSQGMQLGDIKERMLISDSGQVQKLREWIAKAR; the protein is encoded by the coding sequence ATGGCCGTGAGCATTCCCTTTCTGTTGGTTAAAACCTCACTCGCACTTCTTGCTACCATTAAGCGCAAAGAATTTATTGATGCTTGTAAAAATCCAGCTTATGCACAAGCGCGCCTAAAAGAAAAACTTGGTACCCTACCCGATAGACCAACTTCATATCAGGATTATGAAAATCTCAAATTTCCTGATGTGATTTTTTATGAAACGACCTCTGGCTCAACTGGCACTAAAAAGAAAATCCCTTATACCAAGGCCCTTTTGAAATCCTTTGAGAACATGTTCCTCTTGTGGGCCCATGATTTAGTTTTCCATTCCGGCCTAGGACTCAAATCCGGGAAATTCTTTATGAGTGTTTCACCACAAATAGGTGACTCCGTTAAAGATGATCGCCAATACCTGTCCCCCATGGTGAATTGGCTTTTAAATCCATTTCTGGCATCTAATCCAAATCAGCATAAGGCCCGCACCTCGGAAGAATTTCTGAAGAAAATTTCGCTGGATCTTTTAAAGGCCAAGGACCTCGAAGTCATTTCAATCTGGAGCCCAACTTACTTTTTAAGTGTCTTGGATTTTATGGAGACTCAAGGACTAGTGAAAAACCCCGACTGGGAGAAAATCTGGCCCGAACTTAAACTCATTTCTTGCTGGACCAGCGCTCAAGCTGAGCTATCGGCCAGGACCCTTAAAACCAAATTCCCTCAAGTAAAAATCCAAGGTAAAGGTCTTCTTTTAACTGAAGCTCCCATTACTATTCCTTGGTCCGAGGCCAATGGTGATCTTCCTCTTCTGAATGAAACTTATCTTGAATTCTTAGACTCGGAGGGAAAGATTCACCCACTCCATGAAATTAAAAGAAATCATCGATACATCGTCCTCACGAGTACCGTGAATGGTTTCCTTCGCTACAACACCTTAGATGAGGTGGAGGTCACCGGTTTTTACTACCAGACCCCGGTATTAAAATTTCTCGGGCGAACAGGTAATCACTCAGACCTCGCGGGCGAGAAGCTTTCAGACACTGTTCTTCGCGAACTCTTTCCATTTCCAATGTTACTGGTTCCTAATCAAGAAGAGACTCTTCCCTATTATGAGGCCTACATTGAAGAAACTCATGAGATTGAAAAAGGTCTACGCGAGAACTATCACTACAACCTGGCCCGTGAGTTAAATCAACTCAAGGAAGTCAAGATCATCAAAGTTCAAAATCTCCGTCAAAAGTATCTGGAATTTTATCAGTCTCAAGGAATGCAGTTAGGTGACATCAAAGAACGAATGCTGATTAGCGATTCGGGGCAAGTGCAAAAACTCCGGGAATGGATTGCGAAAGCGCGCTAG
- a CDS encoding 2Fe-2S iron-sulfur cluster-binding protein: MSCKIEFLDSDKAPVELKEGDCLSEKLTIHNSPILFGCRIGICGTCAIEVVDQEKPLHERTHDEKEFLGAMAPGRDEVRLACQIHINTNIKIKKTDI, from the coding sequence ATGAGCTGCAAGATTGAATTCCTGGATTCGGATAAGGCACCAGTTGAACTGAAAGAAGGTGACTGCCTTTCGGAGAAACTGACAATTCACAACTCTCCTATTCTTTTTGGATGCCGTATCGGTATCTGTGGCACCTGTGCCATTGAAGTTGTCGATCAAGAGAAACCACTCCATGAGAGAACTCATGATGAGAAGGAATTTCTAGGAGCGATGGCCCCAGGAAGAGATGAAGTCCGTCTCGCCTGTCAGATTCACATTAATACCAATATCAAAATTAAAAAGACCGATATCTGA